GATAATTAGCATTCTAAAAAAGTTAAAAAGCGTAATGTAAAGTTGATATTTTCTGAAGAAGAAGTATTTTGTATGAATCTAATTTGTATCTTTAACGCATAATAACCCGAATTCAAGAGGCACTTTCTTCGTTTCTTTTTTCTTTGTGTTATGCGCCATTTACTCTTCTTTTGCGTCATCTGTCTGTTCCTTTCCTCATGCCACGATAGCTTCAGGCATGACAAGATATTACTTTCACGTGCCGACAGCCTGATGGAATCATATCCCAACAGTGCATTATTACTATTAAACCACATTACAGATTCACGGCGTCTTCCCGCCCCTGAACAGGCGCTTTATGCCCTATTAAAGAATCAGGCATATGACAAATGCAACATCAGTATACAATCCGACTCGCTTATTCGCATTGCAACCCGGTATTACAGCACCAGGGATCCACTACGGGCAGGATACGCATGGCTATATCTTGCCCGGATCGATAAAAAAGGAGGTAATGCCGAAGCATGTGCATCTGCACTACTGAAAGCGGGATCCTACGCCGCTAAAAGCAATAACTTCCAATTACAGGGATTTGTGTATAACGACAAAGCCATTGAATGTCAGGCACAGGGTCAACCGGATAGTATGTTGTTCTATTACCGGATGGCCTACGGGGCTTTTCAAAAAGCAGGAGACCGGCGCAGTTCCGCTCTCGGGTTAATCAATATTGCCAATGGTTATTACCTGCAAAATCACTTCAACAGTGCACTGTATTACATTAATTTAGCCAAAAAAGCAACAGATCCTCTCCACGAAAGAACACTTACCAACACTATTTATCGTTTCACCGGACTGATTTATTATCACCGGCACAACTATGCCGCAGCGCTTCATAATCTGAAAATCGCCGCACAAACATCCGATCAGTACGATTATAACAAATGGATTGATCTGGCAATGGTTTATTTGCAAACCAACAAGCTGGATTCGGCGATGTTATACCTGAAAAAATGCACGAATCCGCATGAGATGGCTCCAATCTATTATCAATTGTGGCAAAACCTGTACGAAAAGAAAAAAGATTTCCAAACTGCTCTTTATTATGCAAAGAAAGATTCCGATGCCAAAGATTCGTTGCGTCAACAAGCGTTGAAAGAAAGCTTTGCAGGAATGGAAAAAAGATATGATTATCAACAATATGCAACAGAAAACAAATCATTATGGATGTACAGCAGGCAAAAAAATGTTTTCATCATACTGCTTTTATTGGTGATCAGCCTTACCGCCATATCATTCGTCTTGTTTAAAAGAAGGCAGAAACACAGGCTCCTTGAACAACAACGCATTCTGAGCACCAAAGAAGAAATGTTAGCAAAACAAGGAGAAGAAAAAAATCTCTTCATCAAAAAGCAGCTCGATATTCAGCAAGCTATGCTGAAAAACATCAACGAACAAAGAAAAGATATCCAAGCCGATCTCACACAGGCAAGAGGCGTTCGTAAAAATGATATCGCAAAAATGCTGGATGAAAAAGAGCAGGAGATATCGAAGCTTTATTATGAAATCACAGCCAACGTCGACATGCTTTACAACCAAATCTCCGAACGCCTGAGAAAACAATATTCCAACCTAACATCCGGCGACATCTTAATATGCTGTCTGTTGCTTGCCGGATTCGAATCATCCGTCATAACCTCCCTCCTCAACATTCAGGCAAAATCGTATAACATGCGCCGCACCATCATCCGCAAGCGATTGGGACTGGCACATGATATGAATCTTGCCGATTTTCTCGCCAATTTTTAGTGCCAAAAACAAGCCTTTTTTTGGCTATTCCGGGCAGATAGGTATCCGTTATTCCAGAGCACAGCCACACATTTCTGGTTTCCAGTGGTTTTCCCAAAACACAATATTTGCAAAATAGGTATTGGCGTTTTTCGCAATTCCTTATCAATCAAAAGATTTAGGAATAACTTTAACCAACCGAATATGCATCCCATTTCAGATAAAATATTATTACTTATCCGAAGGCAATAACGACAAACAACATACAATAAATCCTTCATTTTCTCATGCATTCATTTTTCGTCAGGGCGGCGTGAGCCGCTTTGACGGACTTTAGAACAGCAAAGCATAAGTCGGACATAACTCAATGTTTAACAAGCAATCGCATATCACTACATTATAGACGATGTACAATGAAACAAAAGCATATTTTCTTTTGGTGGATATTAGCTATTATTCCCATTCAAGCGCAAAACCTTATGGTCAAAGTTGATATTGAAGCTTATAAGATTCCGCATTCAAAAGATTCAGTCATAAAACACATTACGTTCGAAAAATTCATACGGCATCAATACAAGACATACCTTTCCTACACAACCACACAATGTAACAATCAATTTATCCTGCCTAAGGATTCAGGACAGTTCAGAATGTTGGTCAATTCGCAAAACTACAATGAAGACACTCTCTCATTCTCTGTTGATGTTCATACACAAATCGTCAACCTGGGAAAGATAGTTCTATTACAAAAACTGATGCTAAAAGAATTGAACGAGGTAACCATTGTAGGAGATAAAAAACAATTTGTCAAAATAGATGCTGATAAAACCACTTACCTCGTAAAAGAAAATCCTCTCCTTGCGTCAGGAACTATGGAAGAAGCGATTAGAAAATTGCCTGGGGTCATGTTAACCCCTACCGGTAGTATTAATTTACATGGTAAGGATGCCATGATTTATATTGATGAAGTACCCTGTACCTTATCCGGACAAGATCTGATTAATTATATTCAAAGCTTACCAGCAACGACAATTGATAAAATTGAGTTGATAACAAACCCCGGGGCATCTTTTGAAGCGAATGCCAATGGAGCTGTCATCAATATTATTACCCGGACAACCCATTTTAAGCATTTCAGCGGAACATTGGATTTTACCTATGGAATCAATCAATTTCATAAGAGCACCTATATGCCTTCATTAATGCTCAACGGGAATAATAGAAACATGAATTGGCAAGTTCAAACAGGATATGATCATTTGGAACGAAATACTTCTGATTTTATCAATCGAACATTTACTTCATTTACACCGGAGATCTACTTCTTTCAACATAATCAATCGGATATTCCGGAACATAATTTTTATTTCAGACCCATGTTGAACTTCAAAATCAACAAAACTTCTCATTTAATCCTCAATTATAACCTCAACAGGACAAACACCACGCCATCTATCTTTAGCAACTCTTATAGCCGGAATGTAATGCCTGCCATCGCATATACAAACACATACCGGAATGACACGAAAAACAGAAACGACGAATTTGTGGCAAAATACAAAACCCTCCTCGACACTTCGGGAAAATCGCTACAGATTACCGGATATTATTTATTGTTCAATAAACAAGCAGTCGGAAAATCAATACAAGATCAGATTGATTCAACCTTATACAGTATAAATGACATCCACTTGAGAATTCACAATTTCTATTTGAAATATGACTTCGAATTACCTTTTGACCGGTTAAAATTCCAACTGAATAGCGGTGGTAAAGTAAGTACATTCCAAGCAAATGATTTAGGACAATATAATTTGGGCAATCATAACGTTACTGTTTTCAACTATCCGGCGTACACAAGCCAACTGAATTTTCATTATCAGGAAACCAATCTGGCCTTTTATGCAGAGGGACAAAAGAAATGGGGAAACCTGCAAGCTTCTGCCGGATTGCGAATGGAAGAGATACATTATACAAGTAGTCTTCCTGATGATACCATCCTGAAAAATACGACTACAAAACTTTTTCCATCAATTCATCTGTTGTATAAGCTAAGCCCCGCTGTAAATCTTGTAGCCAGTTATACACGAAAAATTGCCATGCCATTTTACGCGCAATTGGATCCAAACAATAACAGCTACTTCGATAGCTATAATACAGCATCGGGAAATCCCTTTCTACAGCCAACCTTGTACGACAATTATGCCTGTGATTTGACAGCATTTGACTACTTCGAAATTGGAGCCATTTATGCCCATATCCATAATGTCAACATCTTGACATACACTACCGATCCCAATTCTTTGGTTACCCGTCAAACATATTTAAGTTACAGGCACATGCAAAAATTCGACATCTATACGTCCTTCCCTGTTCCTTTCAATATCCTTGCACAAGGAATGGATATTTTTACGCATCCGTTGAATCTGGACAAAATGAGTTACCTGTTTTTTGACGTCGAATGGCATAATCAAAAAATACAAGACTATCCCTACATTGTCAACTTCAAACCTTATTGGATAGTAGATTGTTCTTTACAACTCCTGTTGCCCTATAAACTGAAATTGTTTGCAGACTATACCTACATATCTACTGGGATATCCCAGATTTACCAACTGGAAAAACCAACGCAATCTTTCACCATTGATCTGTCACGTAAGTTTTTCAAGGATAACCTTGGCATAACTCTAGAAGCGACAGCCCCACCTGTGGATCATCTCCTAAATCCCACAGCCAATTTAAACACAAAATATACAAGTTCATACGATGCTAAATCTTTACGTATTATGCTGACCTATCATTTCGGGAGTTATAGAAACAAAGAAGAAATGGAAATTAAGACAGAAAAGAAATTTATTGGAAATCAGATAATGCCTGCCATATGATGTAAGATTCAAAATAATCATATCCAAGAATGTATAATCATTTGCAAATAAAACTACCAACGTATGAAAAAACTTATTGTTATTATTCTCCTGTTTTTATGCGTGTATGATGTATACGCGCTGTTACCGAATGCTGTTTATGCATGGCAGCCTAATATACAAGGATTAATGTTTAAAGAATACAATGTCAAAACGGCTGACGGGTATAACCTGAAGGCATGGTATTATCCTGCACAAAAAGCTTTATCAAAAGATTCCGCCAAAGCTTATGAAAAGGGGACGCTTATCCGTCCGTTTGTGATTGACACGGCAAAACGGCCTACAATTATTATTTGCAACGGAGATGCATGTAATATGGAGCAACTACTTGGTCTTGCCCATCTTTATTGTACGAATGGATTTAATGTGATTACATTTGATTGGCGGGGATTTGGAGAAAGTCAATATTTTCCAATTAATACAAACTACCTCGTCTATCCTCAATTTATTACCGATTACAACGCAATTGTTGATTTCACAGTCAAACTGCCAACCGTTGACACCCATAAAATAGGGGTATTTGGATTCTCTACCGGAGCATTCCTCTCATTTTATATTGCAGCAACACGTCCCGAGATAAAAGCGATCGTTGTAAGGGGACTCTTTACGGATTACCATCACATCATTCCCGGATTAAAGAGACTGGATCCTTCGCGTCCGCTAATTTTACCCAAAGGGATGGATAAATATTCTCCCCGTAAACATTGGAATACATTTACCAAACCGATCTTCCTCATTGTCGGGAAATTGGACAAACGGACTCCCCCAAAAAACTCTCTTGAGATTCTTTCAAAGGTCAAAAGCAATGTACGTGAGTTATGGATTGTAAATAAAGCAGGACACGGCGGAATTGAAGCTCCCGAAATTATAGCGTGGAATTTATTTCAAAAGAAAACTATTAGCTTTTTCAGGGAAAATCTATAACCTTCAATCTATGGTCACGGATTCAAAACAGACAAGATCAATGAAACAGATTCTTTGGATACTTTGCTGCCTGGTTGTATCAGAATACATCCAAGCAGGCGTAACGCTTACTGGCAAGGTCATGGAGCATAACCATCAACCTTTGGATTATTTCAATGTGGAGGTATTATCGCCTAAAGATTCAAGCTTAGTGTCCGGAGGAACATTCCTCAACGGGCAATTCCAGTTCAATAACCTGAAAACCCAGTCCTATCTGCTGAAGATCACCAGTATGGGATACAAAGATTATCTGCAACCGGTTACACTGACAAATGAAATCAATACACTGCCGGATGTTGTCCTGCAGACAAAAGAAATGAATGAAGTGACTGTGACTGCCCGGCTCCCTGTTATTCAAAGCACGGCAGACAGAACGATTGTCACAGTGGAAGGAAGCATTCTCGGCAACACTATCAATGGTATGGATATGTTGTTGAAGACTCCTGGACTGATTAAGGATGCACAGGGTAATATCATTGTGGCAGGAAAAGGCATTCCCGTTTTCTACATCGACGGAAAGGAAACCCATTCGATGGATGAGGTAAAGATGCTCAATCCACAGGACATAAAAACCATCGAAATCATCGACAATCCCTCTGCTGCCTATGATGCCCAGGGGAATGCCGTGGTACTGATCAAGACTATTAGATACAAACAAGACCAGCTTAGGCTGGGGGAAGCTTTCCGGCAAGCCCGATTCTTCAGCAATGATGAGTTTGTAGAAGGTGTAATTACGAAAGGAATTATTACGACAGATTTTTATTACGGATACTCACCGGATAATTCCAAAGTCTATGAAAGTGGCTACGCTACGATAGCTGAAAATAATTTCATGAATACATCAAAAATAGCAAATGTTTATTCTCAATCTCAGGAAGGACGTTTGTCCATAGATCTTGCTTTGTCAAAAAAACAATTTCTTACCATAGAAGGGAATGGTTATTATGATCCTTATTATATAGATGAATCAAAATTGCTAACATTCACTTCTCCTTTATATAATAACTTTACTACCTATTCACATAATTCAAACAGAATATATCAACTCAATGGGAACTTAACTTATACATTTTTGATGGATACAATAGGACAGACATTGAATGTCATAGCTGATTTTACCAAACAAAAGACTATCTATAAACAGAATTTTTACAATACACTGATAGGTAGTAAAAATATAACACCTTATTGGAATACAAATGATGACTCCAATGCTCCAATGATTTACTCGTTAAATGTAGATTATGAGAAACCAATGCATAATATATTTACACTAGAAACAGGAGTCAGATATTATCTGATAACAACAAATAGTCATACTGATTTGACAGGAAGTAATAGTCTGATGCAGAGTTATTATACCAATGAACAAAATATTTCTGCTTATGGTTCTATTACCGCAAAATTTACCAAGAAATTGAACGCAAGTGTCGGATTAAGAGCAGAAAACCTCTACAGAAAGGCACAAAATAACACTCAAGTTTATATAGATAGTGTCAAGCTGAACTTTTTTCCAAGCTTTGCAATTAATTACACCTCATCTAACAAGTTTTCAATCGGCTTCTCATATTCTGAGCGGATAACTCGTCCTTCTTTTTCAGCATTAGATCCAAGTCTACAAATTGACTCTTTAATGAACAAGCATGGAACCCCATCTTTACAGTCCACCTTAACGCATTCAGCTGAGGTTTCAGCAAAACTGTTTGGTAATATTACACTACATGTTGGATATGAGTATAACATACATCCAATCTATTTTTTAGTCTATCAAGATCATAATACCCCTACAATTACAGATATAAGGTTTATTAACGGTAGGAACACAAACGATTTTTACTTATATGGACTGTTTGATCAAAGCTTATTCAAATGGTGGAGTATTTCCGCAAGCGGAACTTTATGGACAAATAATTATCTATACTATAATAACAATTTACTCTTGAGAAATAATAATACTCCTAATTTTTACGGTAATCTGCTTAATATTTTCTCTTTGCCTTATAGTTTGACATTTAATATTGCTCTACAATATCGTAGTGATGGTTCATCTGATGCTATTTATCAGCGACATTTTTGCAACTCCGAAATTTCTCTTAACCGAAGTTTTCTAAACCATAGTTTGTTGATCGACCTATCTGTAAACAATATATTAAAAGAGACGACTATCTGGCAACAATCTGTTCTTAATGGCAATAATATTGACATATCCAGAAATGATAACCGATACGTGAAACTAAGTATTACATATAGAATTGGGAAATCAACCTATCAGTATCATTCCAAATCGGCAGATCAAACAGAACAGCAACGGATTAAATAATAGAGCACAATAGATGCTAAAGACAGCGAAGCTGAGATTGACAAGTCATTACAAAAACAGGATGCCATAATGCCGCTCTTCCTCTGCAATTACGTAGGGAATGCATTTAGAGAACCATCGACAGAAATAGATGATTATCTTTGCAATGAAACAGATAATGCAGCGATCATGGCAAAAAGAGATTTCAAAAAAGAGCTGAAGGCTATTTACGACTGTCCCGCAATAACACCGGTCAGCGTGACCATTCCTGGGATGAACTACCTGATGATTGATGGACAAGGTAATCCAAACACTTCACCAGCGTATCAGGAAGCTATCGAAACGTTATTCAGCGTCTCTTATACCTTGAAATTTATGATTAAAAAAGCTCCGAATGGATCCGACTACGGTGTGTTGCCTCTGGAAAGCCTGTGGTGGACGGAAAATGGAATGCCACCTGATATGGAGCATAAAGAACTGTGGCATTGGACAGCCATGATCATGCAGCCCGAATTTATCACCAAAGAGTTATTGGATGAGGCCATAAAACAGATAAAAACAAAAAAGAAAGATTTACCAGCGCTTCAAAAAATGAGATTTGAGTATTTTGAAGAGGGAGCTTGCGTACAAATCATGCATATTGGCCCATACGCAGCAGAACAGCCTACTATTACGCAGCTTTATGAGTTTATGGCACAAAAGGATGTTGGTTTCAACGGGAAACACCATGAGATCTATCTTAGCGATATCCGCAAAGCATCTCCAGAAAAACTAAAGACGATAATCAGGCAGCCGGTAAGACCGCGATAAGGAACACCATTTGATGAACAAATAAAACGAGCATGAGATCTGTTCTTCGTTTTTTGTTACTGTCAACCATATTATTGCTATTCGGATGCAGTAAAAGCCATTATGCGCCTGACTCCGGCGGCTTGAATCATACGCCCTTTACAAATACACCTTCCATAGACAACATGGTGGTATATGAACTGAATATACCTGTTTTCAGTTCTGAGGGCACACTGTACGGAGCTATGCAAAGGCTGGACTCGCTAAAAAATTCAGATATTAATGTCATCTGGTTAATGCCAATTTATCCAATAGGAATATTAAAAAGCATCGGTTCCCCTTATTGTGTCAGAAACTATACGGAAGTAAATACAACATATGGAACGCTTGACAACCTGCGTGCATTTGTCAATAGTGCCCATTCAAAAAATATGGCGGTCATACTCGATTGGGTTGCCGATCACACGTCGTGGGATAATCCCTGGATTCAAAACAAGTCATGGTATAAACAAGATGCAAACGGCAAGATTATTAGTCCCGCAGGTACAAACTGGACAGATGTAGCCCAGCTAAATTATGCGAATACCAATATGCGTATGGCGATGATACAAGCCATGAAATATTGGATTACGCAGGCTAATATTGATGGATTCAGATGCGATGCTGCTGATATGATTCCCTCTGATTTCTGGCAACAGGCTATTGACACGCTCAACAGCATAGCAGGTCGTAAATTAATCTTTCTGGCCGAGGGCACCAATTCTTCAGATTTTGCTGATGGGTTCCAAGTGAATTATGCATGGGACTTTTCAAACAAGATCAAATCCATTTTCAAGGGAGAAAATGCCGGAGATATCTTTACAACGGATTCAGCTGAATACAGCCTAGTGCCTTCAGGAGATCAAAAATTAAGGTTTATCATTAACCACGACGAAGATAACAGCGATTCACTGGCAGGCTATTATCATTCGCCAGCAGGATCTTTAGCCGCTTTTGTGGCAACGGCCTTCATGAGAGGAGTTCCTTTGATCTACAATGGGCAGGAAGTAGCTTATCCCCATAAAATTCCATTTTATGTAAATGGAGCCTTGCAACCCATCACCTGGAATATCAATCCTGCCATTTATAATGCATACAAGAAAATAATGCAAATACGTAGCACGCTTCCCGCTGTGAAAGATGGAAGAATCATGCCTTTTTATAATACCAATGTGATTGCGTTTAAACGCATTGATGCCAGTGAGGAAATAGCGATAATAGTTAATGTAAGAAATGTTTCGGAAGATTATGCTCTTCCGGTAGGATTAACGAACAGCGTATGGATTAATGCGGAAAATTCCTCTAAAGTTAGCCTCTCCACTCATGTAACACTATCTCCGTATTCCTACCTTATCCTGAAACAATAACAACCGGCACTTCTGTTAAACTCAGTAAAACCAATCCCCATGAAGCAAATGTCAATCACAGGCATAGGTACCAAACTGGTGGTGATAACCATAGGATATGCCATACCCGTAGCTCTGTGCCAGAAGTACTTTTCCATTGATTTTACAATCCGGCTACTCCCTCATCCGGCATTGACGATAGCCGGCATTACGTTACTGGCAATCGGAATCCTGGGTCTTCTCTTTTCTTTCATTGCTATAAAAAAGGCTTATCAAAAAGATGCTCTGTGTACAACAGGCATTTATGCCATATGCCGCCATCCAATCTATGCCTCCTGGATCCTGTACATCACTCCGGCATCATGCTTTTACTGAGATCATGGCTATTACTGACTATCCCGTTGGTTATGTATCTTGCATTCAGAATTCTAATCAGAAAAGAAGAGTCGTACTTACAAAACCGGTTTGGAGATAATTACATCGCGTATAAAACCAAAGTCGGTTTATTATTTCCGGTTGTTTGGAGAAATAAAAAACTGTAACAAATCAAATACCTTTGATCAGTTACAGCCTGAAACAAAAAAAGCTTTACATGCAAGCTTCTATGTGTCAATATTTTTACATTTTCTGAATATGGA
The sequence above is drawn from the Microbacter margulisiae genome and encodes:
- a CDS encoding outer membrane beta-barrel family protein: MKQKHIFFWWILAIIPIQAQNLMVKVDIEAYKIPHSKDSVIKHITFEKFIRHQYKTYLSYTTTQCNNQFILPKDSGQFRMLVNSQNYNEDTLSFSVDVHTQIVNLGKIVLLQKLMLKELNEVTIVGDKKQFVKIDADKTTYLVKENPLLASGTMEEAIRKLPGVMLTPTGSINLHGKDAMIYIDEVPCTLSGQDLINYIQSLPATTIDKIELITNPGASFEANANGAVINIITRTTHFKHFSGTLDFTYGINQFHKSTYMPSLMLNGNNRNMNWQVQTGYDHLERNTSDFINRTFTSFTPEIYFFQHNQSDIPEHNFYFRPMLNFKINKTSHLILNYNLNRTNTTPSIFSNSYSRNVMPAIAYTNTYRNDTKNRNDEFVAKYKTLLDTSGKSLQITGYYLLFNKQAVGKSIQDQIDSTLYSINDIHLRIHNFYLKYDFELPFDRLKFQLNSGGKVSTFQANDLGQYNLGNHNVTVFNYPAYTSQLNFHYQETNLAFYAEGQKKWGNLQASAGLRMEEIHYTSSLPDDTILKNTTTKLFPSIHLLYKLSPAVNLVASYTRKIAMPFYAQLDPNNNSYFDSYNTASGNPFLQPTLYDNYACDLTAFDYFEIGAIYAHIHNVNILTYTTDPNSLVTRQTYLSYRHMQKFDIYTSFPVPFNILAQGMDIFTHPLNLDKMSYLFFDVEWHNQKIQDYPYIVNFKPYWIVDCSLQLLLPYKLKLFADYTYISTGISQIYQLEKPTQSFTIDLSRKFFKDNLGITLEATAPPVDHLLNPTANLNTKYTSSYDAKSLRIMLTYHFGSYRNKEEMEIKTEKKFIGNQIMPAI
- a CDS encoding alpha/beta hydrolase, translated to MKKLIVIILLFLCVYDVYALLPNAVYAWQPNIQGLMFKEYNVKTADGYNLKAWYYPAQKALSKDSAKAYEKGTLIRPFVIDTAKRPTIIICNGDACNMEQLLGLAHLYCTNGFNVITFDWRGFGESQYFPINTNYLVYPQFITDYNAIVDFTVKLPTVDTHKIGVFGFSTGAFLSFYIAATRPEIKAIVVRGLFTDYHHIIPGLKRLDPSRPLILPKGMDKYSPRKHWNTFTKPIFLIVGKLDKRTPPKNSLEILSKVKSNVRELWIVNKAGHGGIEAPEIIAWNLFQKKTISFFRENL
- a CDS encoding outer membrane beta-barrel family protein, with translation MKQILWILCCLVVSEYIQAGVTLTGKVMEHNHQPLDYFNVEVLSPKDSSLVSGGTFLNGQFQFNNLKTQSYLLKITSMGYKDYLQPVTLTNEINTLPDVVLQTKEMNEVTVTARLPVIQSTADRTIVTVEGSILGNTINGMDMLLKTPGLIKDAQGNIIVAGKGIPVFYIDGKETHSMDEVKMLNPQDIKTIEIIDNPSAAYDAQGNAVVLIKTIRYKQDQLRLGEAFRQARFFSNDEFVEGVITKGIITTDFYYGYSPDNSKVYESGYATIAENNFMNTSKIANVYSQSQEGRLSIDLALSKKQFLTIEGNGYYDPYYIDESKLLTFTSPLYNNFTTYSHNSNRIYQLNGNLTYTFLMDTIGQTLNVIADFTKQKTIYKQNFYNTLIGSKNITPYWNTNDDSNAPMIYSLNVDYEKPMHNIFTLETGVRYYLITTNSHTDLTGSNSLMQSYYTNEQNISAYGSITAKFTKKLNASVGLRAENLYRKAQNNTQVYIDSVKLNFFPSFAINYTSSNKFSIGFSYSERITRPSFSALDPSLQIDSLMNKHGTPSLQSTLTHSAEVSAKLFGNITLHVGYEYNIHPIYFLVYQDHNTPTITDIRFINGRNTNDFYLYGLFDQSLFKWWSISASGTLWTNNYLYYNNNLLLRNNNTPNFYGNLLNIFSLPYSLTFNIALQYRSDGSSDAIYQRHFCNSEISLNRSFLNHSLLIDLSVNNILKETTIWQQSVLNGNNIDISRNDNRYVKLSITYRIGKSTYQYHSKSADQTEQQRIK
- a CDS encoding GyrI-like domain-containing protein; the protein is MPLFLCNYVGNAFREPSTEIDDYLCNETDNAAIMAKRDFKKELKAIYDCPAITPVSVTIPGMNYLMIDGQGNPNTSPAYQEAIETLFSVSYTLKFMIKKAPNGSDYGVLPLESLWWTENGMPPDMEHKELWHWTAMIMQPEFITKELLDEAIKQIKTKKKDLPALQKMRFEYFEEGACVQIMHIGPYAAEQPTITQLYEFMAQKDVGFNGKHHEIYLSDIRKASPEKLKTIIRQPVRPR
- a CDS encoding alpha-amylase family glycosyl hydrolase; the protein is MRSVLRFLLLSTILLLFGCSKSHYAPDSGGLNHTPFTNTPSIDNMVVYELNIPVFSSEGTLYGAMQRLDSLKNSDINVIWLMPIYPIGILKSIGSPYCVRNYTEVNTTYGTLDNLRAFVNSAHSKNMAVILDWVADHTSWDNPWIQNKSWYKQDANGKIISPAGTNWTDVAQLNYANTNMRMAMIQAMKYWITQANIDGFRCDAADMIPSDFWQQAIDTLNSIAGRKLIFLAEGTNSSDFADGFQVNYAWDFSNKIKSIFKGENAGDIFTTDSAEYSLVPSGDQKLRFIINHDEDNSDSLAGYYHSPAGSLAAFVATAFMRGVPLIYNGQEVAYPHKIPFYVNGALQPITWNINPAIYNAYKKIMQIRSTLPAVKDGRIMPFYNTNVIAFKRIDASEEIAIIVNVRNVSEDYALPVGLTNSVWINAENSSKVSLSTHVTLSPYSYLILKQ
- a CDS encoding isoprenylcysteine carboxylmethyltransferase family protein, which codes for MKQMSITGIGTKLVVITIGYAIPVALCQKYFSIDFTIRLLPHPALTIAGITLLAIGILGLLFSFIAIKKAYQKDALCTTGIYAICRHPIYASWILYITPASCFY